One Neodiprion pinetum isolate iyNeoPine1 chromosome 1, iyNeoPine1.2, whole genome shotgun sequence genomic window carries:
- the Sgf29 gene encoding SAGA-associated factor 29 isoform X3: MLRSSPSKMPFTADAAAHQIQARNAGNKETIRRGALMKMLLSSAQTLPLYVGKSPGAKPPPLCGAIPAEVTYIAKMGDMVAALVKGSEEEENWILAEVVQFNPTTSKYEVDDIDEEQKDRHVLSKRRVVPLPLMRANPETDAHALFPKGSIVMALYPQTTCFYKAVVNQLPTTATEEYEVLFEDATYADGYSPPLNVAQRYVISIKESKKNKSQS, translated from the exons GAGCTCTCCTTCGAAGATGCCGTTCACAGCTGATGCAGCGGCACATCAAATACAG GCGCGTAACGCAGGAAACAAGGAAACGATACGACGAGGTGCATTGATGAAAATGTTGTTGAGCTCTGCACAAACTCTACCACTATATGTGGGTAAGTCACCTGGAGCAAAACCACCGCCACTGTGTGGCGCAATTCCAGCTGAAGTTACGTACATAGCAAAG ATGGGAGATATGGTTGCCGCGCTGGTAAAGGGATCCGAAGAGGAGGAGAATTGGATTCTTGCTGAAGTCGTTCAATTTAATCCAACGACGAGTAAATATGAAGTTGATGACATAGATGAGGAACAAAAAGATAGGCATGTTCTTTCAAAGCGTCGTGTTGTCCCTTTGCCTCTGATGCGAGCAAACCCGGAGACCGACGCCCATGCATTATTTCCCAAAGGATCTATAG TTATGGCGCTCTATCCCCAAACGACATGCTTCTACAAGGCTGTTGTTAATCAGCTACCGACTACCGCAACTGAAGAGTACGAAGTACTATTCGAAGATGCAACATATGCGGACGGATACTCCCCACCTTTAAATGTTGCGCAACGTTATGTCATATCCATAAAGGagagtaagaaaaataaaagtcagTCTTGA
- the Sgf29 gene encoding SAGA-associated factor 29 isoform X1, producing the protein MLRSSPSKMPFTADAAAHQIQERLKNIYNLIFEIEEERNRSEHNLNNITKAHDKITPDDKVSPYYQQKLKSLYSAAVSDAQQEEELIRKALAKINEIRAIRNERRIQARNAGNKETIRRGALMKMLLSSAQTLPLYVGKSPGAKPPPLCGAIPAEVTYIAKMGDMVAALVKGSEEEENWILAEVVQFNPTTSKYEVDDIDEEQKDRHVLSKRRVVPLPLMRANPETDAHALFPKGSIVMALYPQTTCFYKAVVNQLPTTATEEYEVLFEDATYADGYSPPLNVAQRYVISIKESKKNKSQS; encoded by the exons GAGCTCTCCTTCGAAGATGCCGTTCACAGCTGATGCAGCGGCACATCAAATACAG GAACGGCTCAAGAACATATACAATTTAATATTTGAGATAGAAGAAGAACGCAATCGATCTGAacataatttaaataatatcacCAAGGCTCATGACAAAATAACACCAGATGATAAAGTCTCTCCTTACTATCAACAGAAATTAAAAAGTTTATATAGCGCTGCTGTCTCTGATGCTCAACAAGAAGAGGAGCTGATACGAAAAGCGCTGgcaaaaattaacgaaattagGGCAATTCGAAATGAGCGTAGAATTCAA GCGCGTAACGCAGGAAACAAGGAAACGATACGACGAGGTGCATTGATGAAAATGTTGTTGAGCTCTGCACAAACTCTACCACTATATGTGGGTAAGTCACCTGGAGCAAAACCACCGCCACTGTGTGGCGCAATTCCAGCTGAAGTTACGTACATAGCAAAG ATGGGAGATATGGTTGCCGCGCTGGTAAAGGGATCCGAAGAGGAGGAGAATTGGATTCTTGCTGAAGTCGTTCAATTTAATCCAACGACGAGTAAATATGAAGTTGATGACATAGATGAGGAACAAAAAGATAGGCATGTTCTTTCAAAGCGTCGTGTTGTCCCTTTGCCTCTGATGCGAGCAAACCCGGAGACCGACGCCCATGCATTATTTCCCAAAGGATCTATAG TTATGGCGCTCTATCCCCAAACGACATGCTTCTACAAGGCTGTTGTTAATCAGCTACCGACTACCGCAACTGAAGAGTACGAAGTACTATTCGAAGATGCAACATATGCGGACGGATACTCCCCACCTTTAAATGTTGCGCAACGTTATGTCATATCCATAAAGGagagtaagaaaaataaaagtcagTCTTGA
- the Sgf29 gene encoding SAGA-associated factor 29 isoform X2 — translation MSSPSKMPFTADAAAHQIQERLKNIYNLIFEIEEERNRSEHNLNNITKAHDKITPDDKVSPYYQQKLKSLYSAAVSDAQQEEELIRKALAKINEIRAIRNERRIQARNAGNKETIRRGALMKMLLSSAQTLPLYVGKSPGAKPPPLCGAIPAEVTYIAKMGDMVAALVKGSEEEENWILAEVVQFNPTTSKYEVDDIDEEQKDRHVLSKRRVVPLPLMRANPETDAHALFPKGSIVMALYPQTTCFYKAVVNQLPTTATEEYEVLFEDATYADGYSPPLNVAQRYVISIKESKKNKSQS, via the exons GAGCTCTCCTTCGAAGATGCCGTTCACAGCTGATGCAGCGGCACATCAAATACAG GAACGGCTCAAGAACATATACAATTTAATATTTGAGATAGAAGAAGAACGCAATCGATCTGAacataatttaaataatatcacCAAGGCTCATGACAAAATAACACCAGATGATAAAGTCTCTCCTTACTATCAACAGAAATTAAAAAGTTTATATAGCGCTGCTGTCTCTGATGCTCAACAAGAAGAGGAGCTGATACGAAAAGCGCTGgcaaaaattaacgaaattagGGCAATTCGAAATGAGCGTAGAATTCAA GCGCGTAACGCAGGAAACAAGGAAACGATACGACGAGGTGCATTGATGAAAATGTTGTTGAGCTCTGCACAAACTCTACCACTATATGTGGGTAAGTCACCTGGAGCAAAACCACCGCCACTGTGTGGCGCAATTCCAGCTGAAGTTACGTACATAGCAAAG ATGGGAGATATGGTTGCCGCGCTGGTAAAGGGATCCGAAGAGGAGGAGAATTGGATTCTTGCTGAAGTCGTTCAATTTAATCCAACGACGAGTAAATATGAAGTTGATGACATAGATGAGGAACAAAAAGATAGGCATGTTCTTTCAAAGCGTCGTGTTGTCCCTTTGCCTCTGATGCGAGCAAACCCGGAGACCGACGCCCATGCATTATTTCCCAAAGGATCTATAG TTATGGCGCTCTATCCCCAAACGACATGCTTCTACAAGGCTGTTGTTAATCAGCTACCGACTACCGCAACTGAAGAGTACGAAGTACTATTCGAAGATGCAACATATGCGGACGGATACTCCCCACCTTTAAATGTTGCGCAACGTTATGTCATATCCATAAAGGagagtaagaaaaataaaagtcagTCTTGA